A single window of Hymenobacter sp. APR13 DNA harbors:
- a CDS encoding 3' terminal RNA ribose 2'-O-methyltransferase Hen1 → MLLTITTTHQPATDLGYLLHKNPARLQTLELTAGQAHIFYPEATPERCTVAVLLDIDPVGLVRSQKGAATEGFALAQYVNDRPYVASSFLSTALAKAFNTAMNGTCQDRPELPDALLPLEVSVAVVPAAGPAQLHRLFAPLGYEIETEAHPLDSTRPEWGDSRYYTLRLRHPALRLRDLLTHLYVLLPVLDNNKHYYIGPAEAEKLLLRGGEWLPRHPEREFITRRYLRFAEYVNPTLARLLAVEKDAEDDERAAELTPDSPQPANPGQKLHDQRLDRVAEVIRELGAKRVLDLGCGEGKLVRRLLLQPQVEHVLALDVSWRELERAGQRLHLSEMPPRQRERLTLAQGSVLYHDARLAGYDAAAVVEVIEHLDENRLAAFEQVVFARACPGSVLITTPNADYNQRYETLSAGDFRHHDHRFEWTRAEFADWAAGVAARHGYRVRLEPLGPEAAEVGAPSQLAVFER, encoded by the coding sequence ATGCTGCTCACCATTACCACCACCCACCAGCCCGCCACCGACCTGGGCTACCTGCTGCACAAGAACCCCGCCCGCCTCCAGACGCTGGAGCTCACCGCCGGGCAGGCCCACATCTTCTACCCCGAAGCCACGCCCGAGCGCTGCACCGTGGCCGTGCTGCTCGACATCGACCCCGTAGGGCTGGTGCGCAGCCAGAAAGGCGCCGCCACCGAGGGTTTCGCGCTGGCCCAGTACGTCAACGACCGGCCCTACGTGGCGTCGTCGTTTCTGAGTACGGCCCTGGCCAAAGCCTTCAACACGGCCATGAACGGCACCTGCCAGGACCGCCCCGAACTGCCCGATGCGCTGCTGCCGCTGGAAGTTTCCGTGGCCGTGGTGCCTGCTGCCGGCCCCGCGCAGCTGCACCGCCTGTTTGCGCCGCTGGGCTACGAAATCGAAACCGAAGCGCACCCGCTCGACTCCACCCGGCCGGAATGGGGCGACAGCCGCTACTACACGCTGCGGCTGCGCCACCCCGCCCTGCGCCTGCGCGACCTGCTCACGCACCTCTACGTGCTGCTGCCGGTGCTCGACAACAACAAGCACTACTACATCGGGCCGGCCGAGGCCGAGAAGCTGCTGCTGCGCGGCGGCGAGTGGCTGCCGCGTCACCCCGAGCGGGAGTTTATCACGCGCCGCTACCTGCGCTTTGCCGAGTACGTGAACCCCACGCTGGCGCGCCTGCTGGCCGTGGAGAAAGATGCCGAGGACGACGAGCGCGCCGCTGAGCTGACGCCTGACAGCCCGCAGCCCGCAAATCCCGGCCAGAAGCTCCACGACCAGCGCCTGGACCGCGTGGCCGAGGTAATCCGGGAGCTGGGGGCGAAGCGCGTGCTGGATTTGGGCTGCGGCGAAGGCAAGCTGGTGCGCCGGCTGCTGCTGCAGCCCCAGGTGGAGCACGTGCTGGCCCTGGATGTGAGTTGGCGGGAACTGGAGCGGGCCGGGCAGCGCCTGCACCTCTCGGAAATGCCCCCGCGCCAGCGCGAGCGGCTGACGCTAGCTCAGGGCTCGGTGCTCTACCACGATGCCCGCCTGGCCGGCTACGACGCGGCGGCCGTGGTGGAAGTCATCGAGCACCTCGACGAAAACCGGCTGGCGGCCTTCGAGCAGGTGGTATTTGCCCGGGCCTGCCCCGGCAGCGTGCTCATCACCACCCCCAACGCCGACTACAACCAGCGCTACGAAACCCTCTCGGCCGGCGACTTCCGCCACCACGACCACCGCTTCGAGTGGACGCGGGCTGAGTTTGCCGACTGGGCCGCCGGCGTGGCCGCGCGTCACGGCTACCGGGTGCGCCTGGAGCCGCTGGGCCCGGAAGCCGCCGAGGTAGGTGCGCCCTCGCAGCTGGCCGTGTTTGAGCGGTAG
- a CDS encoding DEAD/DEAH box helicase produces the protein MIFDDLNLIEPILRALHEEGYTTPTPIQQQAIPQVLEGHDLLGVAQTGTGKTAAFTVPILQILHQTAQVERHAPGRIRCLVLTPTRELAIQIGESFKAYGRHLPKLRSTVIFGGVGQHPQVQVLKRGVEVLIATPGRLLDLMNQGFIDLRNIEVFVLDEADRMLDMGFIHDIKRILPKLPASRQTLFFSATMPGQIQELAATILRPNPVKVAVTPVSSTADTVTQGVYLVEKNDKPALLEHVLQNQEIRRVLVFTRTKHGADKVVKTLEKANIPAEAIHGNKSQNHRQRALSSFKAGTTRVLVATDIAARGIDVDELTHVINYEVPNEPETYVHRIGRTGRAGAFGTAFTFVEDEERAYLQDIQKLIRRQIDLIEDHPYTTRSVAPVPLHGGAPIKRPKGPAGRPPRPGREGGGGGQGGGRAPRQGQQSGAPRGGQERGASGGHRSSSAASSRPAGERTPGSSQGSNSGQRRFRGGNGGGRPQ, from the coding sequence ATGATCTTCGACGACCTTAACCTTATTGAGCCTATCCTGCGTGCCCTGCACGAGGAAGGCTACACTACCCCCACGCCTATTCAGCAGCAAGCCATTCCGCAAGTGCTGGAAGGCCACGACCTGCTGGGTGTCGCCCAGACCGGCACCGGCAAAACCGCCGCTTTCACCGTTCCGATTCTGCAGATCCTGCACCAGACGGCCCAGGTAGAGCGCCACGCGCCCGGCCGCATTCGTTGCCTGGTGCTCACTCCTACCCGCGAGCTGGCCATCCAGATCGGGGAAAGCTTCAAGGCCTATGGCCGCCATCTGCCCAAGCTGCGCTCCACCGTCATCTTTGGCGGCGTGGGCCAGCACCCGCAGGTGCAGGTGCTCAAGCGTGGCGTTGAGGTGCTCATCGCCACGCCCGGCCGCCTGCTCGACCTGATGAACCAGGGCTTCATCGACCTGCGCAACATTGAAGTATTTGTGCTGGACGAAGCCGACCGCATGCTCGACATGGGCTTCATCCACGATATCAAGCGCATCCTGCCCAAGCTGCCGGCCTCGCGCCAGACGCTGTTCTTCTCGGCTACCATGCCCGGCCAGATTCAGGAGCTGGCCGCTACCATCCTGCGCCCCAACCCGGTGAAAGTGGCCGTGACGCCCGTTTCCAGCACTGCTGATACGGTTACGCAGGGTGTGTATCTGGTAGAAAAGAACGACAAGCCAGCTTTGCTGGAGCACGTGCTGCAAAACCAGGAAATCCGCCGCGTACTGGTGTTCACGCGCACCAAGCACGGCGCCGATAAGGTGGTGAAGACGCTGGAGAAGGCCAACATTCCGGCCGAAGCCATCCACGGCAATAAAAGCCAGAACCACCGCCAGCGGGCCCTCAGCAGCTTCAAGGCCGGCACCACCCGCGTGCTGGTGGCCACCGACATTGCCGCCCGCGGCATCGACGTGGATGAGCTGACCCACGTTATCAATTACGAGGTACCCAACGAGCCCGAAACCTACGTGCACCGCATCGGCCGGACGGGCCGCGCCGGGGCCTTCGGTACGGCTTTCACGTTTGTGGAAGACGAGGAGCGCGCCTACCTGCAGGATATCCAGAAGCTGATTCGCCGGCAGATCGACCTGATTGAGGACCACCCCTACACCACCCGCTCGGTGGCCCCGGTGCCGTTGCACGGCGGCGCGCCTATCAAGCGGCCGAAAGGCCCGGCTGGTCGCCCACCGCGGCCCGGCCGCGAAGGTGGCGGCGGCGGCCAGGGTGGCGGCCGGGCGCCGCGCCAGGGCCAGCAGAGCGGCGCCCCCCGCGGCGGCCAGGAACGCGGCGCCAGCGGCGGCCACCGCAGCAGCTCCGCGGCTTCGTCGCGGCCAGCTGGTGAGCGGACGCCCGGCAGCAGCCAGGGCTCCAACTCGGGCCAGCGCCGCTTCCGCGGCGGCAACGGCGGCGGACGCCCGCAGTAG
- a CDS encoding helix-turn-helix domain-containing protein — MVERIRELLQVNQLTPTQFADSIGVARPIISHILSGRNKPSLEVAQKILTAFPLLSPGWLLKGTGDMLEKAPSTAASGAAPTASPALEEAAGPPLVRKAAKVPRYRPQIVPAVPEAARQATHAPEEPSALVAAPALQPAPVAPAPVASVEALAATQSAPAAVTVSAVAGPAAAVPAALPAQSADVSLARAFAEPGKSIRRIVIFYQDGTFTDYQPEPSVA; from the coding sequence ATGGTAGAGCGCATCAGAGAACTTCTGCAGGTAAATCAGCTTACTCCTACGCAGTTTGCCGACAGCATCGGGGTGGCCCGGCCCATTATCAGCCACATTCTGAGCGGGCGCAACAAACCCAGCCTGGAAGTGGCGCAGAAGATTCTGACGGCTTTCCCGCTTTTGTCGCCCGGCTGGCTGCTTAAGGGCACCGGCGATATGCTGGAGAAGGCGCCTTCCACAGCCGCTTCCGGGGCTGCTCCTACTGCCAGCCCCGCGCTGGAAGAGGCTGCCGGCCCGCCATTGGTGCGCAAAGCCGCTAAAGTGCCCCGCTACCGGCCGCAGATAGTGCCGGCGGTACCGGAGGCTGCCCGGCAGGCAACGCACGCGCCAGAGGAGCCTTCTGCCCTTGTTGCCGCGCCTGCTCTGCAGCCAGCTCCTGTGGCGCCGGCGCCGGTGGCCTCCGTAGAGGCTCTGGCCGCCACCCAATCCGCTCCGGCAGCGGTTACCGTATCTGCGGTTGCGGGGCCAGCAGCGGCGGTCCCTGCGGCTCTGCCAGCGCAGTCCGCAGATGTATCGCTGGCCCGTGCCTTTGCGGAGCCGGGCAAGTCAATCCGGCGGATCGTTATCTTCTATCAGGATGGCACCTTCACCGACTATCAGCCGGAGCCTTCCGTGGCGTAA
- a CDS encoding choice-of-anchor I family protein has protein sequence MRQTLLSGATAGLLCLALAGTAAAQTTPALRFTAVTAVANENAGTVSVPVSVTNPGTAASTVEVALVPGLGTATAGTDFTYAAPQTLTFPAGATANQILTIPLTDDVLAEGAEYFTLRLQNPANATLTAGFTEVLVYIKDNDTQAPPRAGNLRLNLLGSYQNGVAFTTATPPVQINSAEIVAHDPSTQRLYVANSIGGKLDILNFATPGTITPLASISMAPYGGINSVAVRNGLVACAVEDAVLQNAGKIVFFDQNGNFLKQVTAGALPDMITFSPDGRYLLTANEGEPNATYSNDPLGSVTVVDVSGPIANLTQANVTTVDFSSFNAQASALRAAGIRIYGGPAGGPASSVAQDLEPEYVTISADSRTAYIGLQENNAVATLDLATLQFTALRPIGYQDHSQPGFSFDASDQSADVLMANWPVRGMRQPDAIASFELPAALGGGRYLLTANEGDAREYSGTGGLVEAVRLGNAAYPLDPTAFPQAALLKNNSVLGRLNVTNKLGDTDGDGDFDQIYAFGGRSFSILNATTGALVHDSGDLLERLTSTDPTFGGIFNASNGANEAPTRKNRSDDKGPEPEGAAIGVIRDTTYAFISLERQGGVLVMNVNDPANPRLVQYINNRSLTAGTGDQGPEGLVFVSAANSPTGAPLLILANEISSTVAVYQIGLRGPLSTATARTAAPLYLYPNPSQGGQVQLSRPVSGLLHDVLGRPVRTLTKALQLETAGLAPGVYVLRAEDGASSKLVVR, from the coding sequence ATGCGTCAAACTTTACTTTCGGGAGCTACCGCCGGACTGCTTTGCCTGGCACTGGCCGGCACGGCCGCCGCCCAGACCACCCCCGCGCTGCGCTTCACCGCCGTCACGGCGGTAGCCAATGAAAACGCGGGGACGGTCAGCGTGCCGGTGTCCGTCACCAACCCCGGCACGGCGGCCAGCACCGTGGAGGTGGCGCTGGTGCCCGGCCTGGGCACGGCCACGGCCGGCACTGATTTCACCTACGCCGCCCCCCAGACGCTGACCTTCCCGGCCGGCGCCACGGCCAACCAGATCCTGACCATTCCGCTCACCGATGATGTGCTGGCGGAAGGGGCCGAGTATTTCACGCTGCGCCTGCAGAACCCCGCCAACGCCACCCTGACGGCTGGTTTCACCGAGGTGCTGGTGTATATCAAAGACAACGACACGCAGGCGCCCCCGCGTGCCGGCAACCTGCGCCTGAATCTGCTGGGCAGCTACCAGAACGGGGTGGCTTTCACGACGGCCACCCCGCCGGTGCAAATCAACTCCGCTGAAATTGTGGCCCACGACCCGAGCACGCAGCGCCTGTACGTGGCCAACTCCATCGGCGGCAAGCTCGACATTCTCAATTTCGCCACGCCGGGTACCATTACCCCGCTGGCGTCCATCAGCATGGCTCCCTACGGCGGCATCAATTCCGTGGCCGTGCGCAACGGCCTGGTGGCCTGCGCGGTGGAAGATGCTGTGCTGCAGAACGCCGGGAAAATCGTGTTCTTCGACCAGAACGGCAACTTCCTGAAGCAGGTGACGGCGGGGGCTTTGCCCGATATGATAACCTTCTCGCCGGATGGCCGCTACCTACTGACGGCCAACGAAGGCGAGCCTAACGCAACCTACTCCAACGACCCGCTCGGCTCGGTGACGGTGGTGGACGTGAGCGGCCCCATTGCCAACCTGACGCAAGCCAACGTGACGACCGTTGATTTCAGCAGCTTCAACGCCCAGGCGTCCGCACTGCGGGCGGCCGGCATCCGCATCTACGGCGGCCCGGCGGGTGGCCCGGCCAGCTCCGTAGCGCAGGATCTGGAGCCGGAATACGTGACCATATCGGCCGATTCGCGCACGGCCTACATTGGCCTGCAGGAAAACAACGCCGTGGCCACGCTGGATCTGGCTACGCTGCAGTTCACGGCCCTGCGGCCCATCGGCTACCAGGACCACAGCCAGCCCGGCTTCAGCTTCGACGCTTCCGACCAGTCGGCCGACGTGCTTATGGCCAACTGGCCGGTACGCGGCATGCGCCAGCCCGACGCCATTGCTTCCTTCGAGCTGCCCGCCGCTTTGGGAGGGGGCCGCTACCTGCTGACCGCCAACGAGGGGGATGCCCGCGAATACTCCGGCACCGGCGGGCTGGTGGAGGCCGTGCGCCTCGGCAATGCCGCCTACCCGCTCGACCCCACGGCTTTCCCGCAGGCCGCGCTGCTGAAAAACAATAGCGTGCTGGGCCGCCTGAATGTGACCAATAAGCTGGGCGACACCGACGGCGACGGCGACTTCGACCAGATTTATGCGTTCGGGGGCCGCTCGTTCAGCATCCTCAACGCCACCACCGGGGCCCTCGTGCACGACAGCGGCGACCTGCTGGAGCGGCTCACCAGTACCGACCCCACGTTCGGCGGCATCTTCAACGCCAGCAACGGCGCCAACGAAGCGCCCACCCGGAAAAACCGCTCCGACGACAAAGGCCCCGAGCCCGAAGGTGCCGCCATCGGTGTGATTCGCGACACCACCTACGCCTTCATCAGCCTGGAGCGCCAGGGCGGCGTGCTGGTGATGAACGTAAACGACCCCGCCAACCCGCGGCTGGTGCAGTACATCAACAACCGCAGCCTGACCGCCGGCACCGGCGACCAGGGCCCCGAGGGGCTGGTATTCGTGTCGGCCGCCAACAGCCCGACCGGCGCGCCGCTGCTGATTCTGGCCAACGAAATCAGCAGCACCGTGGCCGTGTACCAGATTGGCCTGCGCGGCCCGCTGAGCACGGCCACTGCCCGCACAGCCGCGCCGCTGTACCTGTACCCCAACCCGAGCCAGGGCGGGCAGGTGCAGCTGAGCCGGCCAGTGAGCGGCCTCCTCCACGACGTGCTGGGCCGCCCCGTCCGCACGCTGACCAAAGCCCTGCAGCTGGAAACCGCCGGCCTCGCGCCGGGCGTGTACGTGCTGCGCGCCGAAGACGGGGCCAGCTCGAAGCTGGTGGTGCGCTAA
- a CDS encoding glycosyltransferase family protein, with translation MNILYAIQGTGNGHLSRALDIVPLLQQRASRVDVLVSGPPADIELPFAVRYRCQGMGFVFGKKGGVNFVKTFWQMNSAAFLREIRLLPVEAYDIVISDFEPVSAWACRRQGRPCVALSHQSAVLSPHAPQPANADLVGRAVLRHYAPATHHYGFHFQAYAPHIQTPVIRQQVRALPARNEGHYTVYLPAFEEATLVKRLRYLSRSVRWEVFSKHSRQESEHGNVWVRPVSGAAFVDSLSRSAGVLCGAGFETPAEALYLGKKLLVVPMKHQYEQACNAAALAAMGVPVVKNLKDRSLDVLDEWLRFGQPIPVDYPDATGAVLDQLLADAQAGWPAPALVV, from the coding sequence TTGAATATCCTCTACGCCATTCAGGGCACCGGCAACGGCCACCTCAGCCGCGCCCTCGACATTGTGCCGCTGCTGCAGCAGCGGGCCAGCCGGGTAGATGTGCTGGTGAGCGGCCCGCCCGCCGACATTGAGCTGCCGTTTGCCGTGCGCTACCGCTGCCAGGGCATGGGCTTTGTTTTCGGGAAAAAGGGCGGGGTCAACTTCGTGAAGACCTTCTGGCAGATGAACTCGGCCGCCTTTCTGCGCGAGATTCGCCTGCTGCCCGTGGAAGCCTACGACATCGTCATCAGCGACTTTGAGCCGGTATCGGCGTGGGCCTGCCGGCGGCAGGGGCGGCCCTGCGTGGCCCTGAGCCACCAGAGCGCCGTGCTGAGCCCCCACGCCCCGCAACCCGCCAACGCCGACCTGGTGGGCCGCGCCGTGCTGCGCCACTACGCGCCCGCCACCCACCACTACGGCTTCCACTTTCAGGCCTACGCGCCGCACATCCAGACGCCCGTCATCCGGCAGCAGGTGCGGGCGCTGCCGGCCCGCAACGAAGGCCACTACACGGTGTATCTGCCCGCTTTCGAGGAAGCCACGCTGGTGAAGCGGCTGCGCTACCTCAGCCGCTCGGTGCGCTGGGAGGTGTTCAGCAAGCACAGCCGGCAGGAGTCGGAGCACGGCAACGTGTGGGTGCGGCCCGTGAGCGGCGCCGCCTTCGTCGATAGCCTCTCCCGCAGTGCCGGGGTGCTGTGCGGGGCCGGCTTCGAGACGCCCGCCGAGGCGCTCTACCTGGGCAAAAAGCTGCTGGTGGTGCCCATGAAACACCAGTATGAGCAGGCCTGCAACGCCGCCGCGCTGGCGGCCATGGGCGTGCCGGTCGTGAAAAACCTCAAAGACCGCAGCCTCGATGTGCTGGACGAGTGGCTGCGCTTCGGCCAGCCCATACCCGTCGACTACCCGGACGCCACCGGTGCCGTACTGGACCAACTGCTGGCCGATGCCCAGGCGGGCTGGCCGGCCCCGGCGCTGGTGGTGTAG
- a CDS encoding GH1 family beta-glucosidase, with translation MPDLSALPAAFFPATTPALVTRADFGADFRWGVSAAAYQTEGAWNLDGKGPSIWDDFVRRRGRIKRAETAEVATDFYHRWPQDLELMKQMGIHDFRFSIAWSRIFPEGRGGINQKGIDFYDRLIDGCLAHGITPWPTLYHWDLPAALQQLGGWTNRSVVGWFTDYAQRVAARLGDRVQHWMVLNEPMVFTGAGHLLGVHAPGRRSLGAFLAATHHAALAQAEGGRALRAVLPATAQIGTTFSCSYLTPWRPGHARDARATRRADALLNRLFVEPALGLGYPVADVPLLGWLDRYMRPGDEALLPFAFDFLGVQNYTREVVRHAPYVPLLWAALVGAARRGVPHTDMGWEVYPESLYHMLKQFAAYPNAPRLLVTENGAAFPDQLRAGRVADPARQAYLQASIGQVLRARQEGVPVEGYFAWSFTDNFEWAEGYGPRFGLVHVAYETQRRTIKDSGHWYRRFLAGEASPAGPGTQALPACQAGIDDSVTNW, from the coding sequence ATGCCCGATTTGTCTGCTCTGCCTGCCGCTTTCTTTCCGGCTACCACCCCGGCTCTGGTTACCCGCGCTGACTTCGGGGCTGACTTCCGTTGGGGCGTTTCGGCGGCGGCCTACCAGACGGAAGGGGCCTGGAACCTGGACGGCAAAGGGCCCAGCATCTGGGACGATTTCGTGCGCCGCCGGGGCCGCATCAAGCGCGCCGAAACCGCCGAGGTAGCCACCGATTTCTACCACCGCTGGCCGCAGGATCTGGAGTTGATGAAACAAATGGGAATACACGATTTCCGCTTTTCCATCGCCTGGTCGCGGATTTTTCCGGAGGGTAGGGGTGGTATTAACCAAAAGGGAATAGACTTCTACGACCGGCTGATAGACGGCTGCCTGGCCCACGGCATCACGCCCTGGCCCACGCTCTACCACTGGGACTTGCCGGCCGCGCTGCAGCAGCTCGGCGGCTGGACCAACCGCTCGGTGGTGGGCTGGTTCACCGACTACGCCCAGCGCGTAGCGGCCCGCCTCGGCGACCGGGTGCAGCACTGGATGGTGCTCAACGAGCCCATGGTGTTCACCGGGGCCGGGCACCTGCTGGGCGTGCACGCGCCGGGCCGCCGCAGCCTGGGCGCGTTTCTGGCTGCCACCCACCACGCCGCGCTGGCCCAGGCCGAGGGCGGCCGGGCTTTGCGGGCGGTGCTGCCCGCCACCGCCCAGATCGGCACCACGTTTTCCTGCTCCTACCTCACGCCCTGGCGGCCCGGCCACGCCCGCGACGCCCGTGCCACCCGCCGGGCCGATGCGCTGCTCAACCGCCTGTTCGTGGAGCCCGCCCTGGGTTTGGGCTACCCCGTGGCCGACGTGCCGCTGCTCGGCTGGCTGGACCGCTACATGCGCCCCGGCGACGAAGCCCTGCTGCCCTTCGCCTTCGACTTTCTGGGCGTGCAGAACTACACCCGGGAGGTGGTGCGCCACGCGCCCTACGTGCCGCTGCTGTGGGCCGCGCTGGTGGGAGCCGCCCGGCGCGGTGTGCCCCACACCGATATGGGCTGGGAAGTGTACCCGGAAAGCCTCTACCACATGCTGAAGCAGTTTGCGGCCTACCCCAACGCGCCCCGCCTGCTGGTGACAGAAAACGGCGCCGCCTTCCCCGACCAGCTCCGAGCCGGCCGCGTGGCCGACCCGGCCCGGCAGGCGTATCTGCAGGCCAGCATCGGGCAGGTGCTGCGGGCCCGGCAGGAGGGTGTGCCGGTGGAAGGGTACTTCGCCTGGTCGTTTACCGACAACTTCGAGTGGGCCGAGGGCTACGGGCCCCGCTTCGGGCTGGTGCACGTGGCCTACGAAACCCAGCGCCGCACCATCAAGGACTCGGGGCATTGGTACCGCCGTTTTCTGGCCGGCGAGGCCAGCCCGGCGGGGCCCGGAACGCAGGCCCTGCCGGCCTGCCAGGCTGGTATTGATGATTCCGTAACTAATTGGTAA
- a CDS encoding NUDIX domain-containing protein, with product MHVTDRKTAYDGHFKLRLLTVQDGDEQLKRERFEPGRAVAALVWDTQKEQYVLTRQFRIGPEAEMLELAAGMIDGDEVPETAIRRELHEELGYDVDRLEQIAHIYPSPGTSAETITVYLAEVSHQSGQGGGLAEESEKIEAVFLSAEQLQQQQFEDAKTIIAVQWVRLHR from the coding sequence ATGCACGTAACCGACCGCAAAACTGCCTACGATGGCCATTTCAAACTCCGCCTGCTCACGGTGCAGGACGGCGACGAGCAGCTCAAACGGGAGCGGTTCGAGCCGGGCCGGGCCGTGGCCGCGCTGGTCTGGGACACCCAAAAGGAGCAGTATGTGCTGACCCGGCAGTTCCGCATCGGGCCCGAGGCCGAGATGCTGGAGCTGGCCGCCGGCATGATCGACGGCGACGAAGTGCCGGAAACCGCCATCCGCCGCGAGCTGCACGAGGAGCTGGGCTACGACGTAGACCGGCTGGAGCAGATTGCCCACATCTACCCTTCGCCCGGGACGAGCGCCGAAACCATCACGGTGTACCTGGCCGAGGTCAGCCACCAGTCGGGGCAGGGGGGCGGGCTGGCCGAGGAAAGCGAGAAGATAGAGGCGGTGTTTTTGAGTGCCGAGCAGCTGCAGCAGCAACAGTTCGAAGACGCCAAAACCATTATTGCCGTGCAGTGGGTGCGCCTGCACCGGTAG
- a CDS encoding UDP-2,3-diacylglucosamine diphosphatase: MSGPSFKRRRVEVAVVSDVHLGTYGCHATELLRYLKSIRPRVLVLNGDIIDIWQFSKSYWPAAHMRAVRQLAGLAAKGVRIHYLTGNHDELLRKFAGTRLGALRIDNKLVLDLPHGKTWLFHGDVFDVTMRHSRWLARLGAHGYDLLILLNRLVNWGLLKLGRPRVALSKAVKDRVKSAVNLVSAFEQTAADIAADRGYRYVACGHIHCPEIRPVATAQGEVVYLNSGDWVENLTALEYTSEAGWSLYRYATDPRMQQPEPTTPAPDEADTAADMPVAALLADLLLEMNGKPAPETR; this comes from the coding sequence ATGAGCGGCCCCTCGTTCAAGCGTCGCCGGGTAGAGGTGGCCGTCGTTTCCGACGTGCACCTGGGCACCTACGGCTGCCACGCCACGGAGCTGCTGCGCTACCTGAAAAGCATCCGGCCGCGGGTGCTGGTGCTCAACGGCGACATCATCGACATCTGGCAGTTCAGCAAAAGCTACTGGCCCGCGGCCCACATGCGGGCGGTGCGCCAACTGGCAGGCCTGGCCGCCAAGGGCGTGCGCATCCACTACCTTACCGGCAACCACGACGAGCTGCTGCGCAAGTTTGCCGGAACCCGGCTGGGCGCCCTGCGCATCGACAACAAGCTGGTGCTCGACCTGCCCCACGGCAAAACCTGGCTGTTTCACGGCGACGTGTTCGACGTGACCATGCGCCACTCGCGCTGGCTGGCCCGCCTGGGCGCCCACGGCTACGACCTGCTAATTCTGCTCAACCGCCTCGTGAACTGGGGCCTGCTAAAGCTGGGACGCCCCCGCGTGGCGCTGTCGAAGGCCGTGAAGGACCGCGTGAAAAGCGCCGTGAATCTGGTCAGTGCCTTCGAGCAGACGGCCGCCGACATTGCCGCCGACCGGGGCTACCGCTACGTGGCCTGCGGCCACATCCACTGCCCCGAAATCCGGCCTGTGGCCACGGCCCAGGGCGAGGTGGTGTATCTCAACTCCGGCGACTGGGTGGAAAACCTCACCGCGCTGGAATATACCTCTGAAGCCGGCTGGAGCCTCTACCGCTACGCCACCGACCCACGCATGCAGCAGCCCGAGCCAACTACGCCCGCCCCCGACGAGGCCGACACCGCCGCCGACATGCCCGTGGCCGCCCTGCTGGCCGACCTGTTGCTCGAAATGAATGGCAAGCCTGCCCCCGAAACCCGGTGA